GCCATAGAGCGGACATGATGATAATCCAGTTGTACGGCTTTCGATAGTAAATGGCTTGTCCAACGTGAGTGATTAAAGTCAaggtaaacaaaaaaatgaaaagaattGAAGGTGCTATTAAAGGGCAGAATGACCACATAGTGCCAGGAGTTGTTATTGCTTTGCATATCTCCATGTTGAAGAGTTGTATATATCTCAAAGGAACGTATCAGCCAGAAAGTTCTCGAACTGATAGAGAGGAGGCCGTTAACCAGGGAAAATGAATGTTATTGATAGTTGGGAGAATGTTAGGAAGTAAACATTATTCGAGTCTGGGAGtctgctttatttagtatttatctTCAAATTAGGCCTCCTCCAAACCAAAGTTCAATTAATGCATGTTAGGCTTGGAAGTAAAACAAGCGTCGCACGCTAAATCTATGGCGATTGGTCGGCTCGTACGGGCATCTCCACAGACCAGCCTTCACTATCTGACATCCCTGTCGCCGTTACTCCACAAATTTCCTCTTATAGAGAGTGAGAAGTGGGGTAGAGAAGGTAAGCTGGTCGGAGgaaagcaaacaaacaagccATGACATTACATGATAGGAACATCATGCACAGTTTTTAACTGGTTTCATTTATTCCATTTCTATAGGCAAAATATCCCTTTCCTAAAATACAAAGTGATATTTAGCGCTTTACAAGTGAAAGGTAGCTGCGGGGTTTTCCACCAGGCTCCAACTTCTGGTCACTTTTCCCATCAAAACTTATAGCAGACACCACAAAACCTTCGCCAAATCGCTTGACACGGTTGTAATGACGCGCGTCAAACCAGGGGAGCGAAAGAGAACCAGAGCACCAAAAGTGCGGACGGGTTGTTCTACATGCAAGTATGCGCCTTATTATAGCTCTCCCAGCAGATATATTAGGATAACAATAGCTGATGTAATTATATCCAGGAGTTCGCCTCCCCTTTTTGCGGGTTGAGTTGTGTTTCCACTGGTTGCGGAAACTAACTTGGGCTCTAGTTCGTAAAGTCAAATGTGACGAGCGCCGCCCCGCGTGCAATCGATGTAAGTATTCCCATCACCAAACTCACATTCAACCAGGTTTGGCGAGGCATGCTGAAGTTATCCCCAGGCACTTCCACTGGCCGCGCTTGTGACGGATATAAAGAAATCGCCAACCAAACGATTCAAACACCCCCAGTTGCGCAGCCTTTGAAAATCCAGGTCGATCCCCTTAAGATTCGGTCAATCGAATTCTTCATTGAGAAATCTAGGACGCAATTCGCGTCACTTTTCCAAGATGAATGGTTGAACGCACAAATTTTGCAGCTTGCATATGCTGAAGCCTCTATTAGACATGCCCTTGTTGCATTATCTGTGTATCACGAGCTGTTTACCAGGCAGGTTGTGATTGAGCTCCAGTTTGCCACGCGACAACAAAATCTTGCCATGCCATACAGGAGCTTCTACAGCGGAATCAACAGTCATTAACACATTTACATCCGATGACATGTTTTATATTCATCTGCATCGAGGTATGCCTGTAGAAACCCAAAAGAACTCCAGTTTGCTAATAAAGTGTTTCCAGATCCTACAAGGTAATCACGAAGCCGCGATCCGTCTCTTTAGACACGGCTGCAAAATGCTTCGAGCATTACAGCAACAGGGAGCGCGTCGAGCTTCTTCATATGAATCTGATATTGGCACCTCTCTGCGGTATTTGGAGACATCATTCAATAGGCTCGCCATTCAAGTAGAATTGGTAATGCTTGGGATCCTATTATCATGTGAAGATTTCCTAATCTCTCTGCAGCTTATCGGCGATGTCATCCCAGAACTTTCGATGACTCTTCTGGGTAACGTGGGTATTGAACCGTCATCAACAAAAAGACCCATCAATTCGCTATCCGACGCCCGGCACACTTTGACCAACCTAATTATTTACAGCATGCAATCGATACTGGGAAATTTCGAAAGAAGACAACATGCCAGGGGCTGTATAAGAAATTGGCTCGACTCATTCCATGAGTTCAGCGACCGTCAGCGAGATATCACTCACAATGGCGTTGGGGAACGTGGCCCTGCTTTACTTGAGTCGCAAGCCAAGTTCTTGCTCTTGATTCTCGACACGGTCAGCGGCGAGTCAGTTGAAGAAGCGCTTCTTATTAAGGACATATTTGTTGAAAAATTTGAAGAATTAGTCCAAAAAGCGCCGTTAGCAATCGCGGAAAAAGCTACCAAGGAGAATCCTCTCTTCCATGTGGAGCTTGGTATTGTCCCTCTCTTATTCTCGGTTATTGCTCATTGTCGGCATCCTGTTGTTCTAAGGCAAGCTCTGCACCTGCTCAAAACCCAACACGTTCAGGAAGGGGTCTGGAGCAGTGATCTGACGAGTAGGGTTGCTGAACGACTTGTGGAACTGGAGGAAGCAGGCTAAGTAATCCAACAGCCAGGTGACATTCCCATTTCGCAGCGTATTACGTGCGTTGCCGTTCATATGGAAGCGGGTCAAAAACGAGcgaatattatatataccgGCCAAGGGCGTGAATGGAACGAGTTAATTGAGTGATgaatgctattataataatggAATGTCATAGGCCTAGGTTAGACAGCTACGTCGCTTTTCATCAGGACAACGAGTCACAGGGTAAGTACTCAAAGAGCGaggaaagaatattattGTGAAAGAATGCAGTGGTAGCCTTAACCGGACCCTTGGAAATATTCATGCTTGTAAACATTTAATTTACACGTCTACTCACTTGTCACGCAATGTGAGTGTCTTGTTGTAGCCTTGCTCCCTCCCCTTAGTCTGCTTCAAGTTTATGACAAAGAGCTCTTACCAGAGTCTCCAACTCCaaaatcttcttttcctccccttGAGCATTATTAATGCGCTCTGTCACGTCCCCAAACATCTTCCAGACAGGCAGAAACTTTCTGTCTTCGTAATCCTGATAATTGATGTTATCAAATGCAGTCCGCATGTTCTTGTGGTTCCGCAGTTTCAACGCCCAATCGGTGAATGGTCTTGAATCATCATAATAAGTTTTGACAACATTTGTGCAGTAGATTATTAGCGACGCAAGTCCCGCGGCCAATGCGGTGGAAACGGAAGACCCATCATGGTACTCGACAGGCTTTGATGACCGAGGGTTTCTGGCCTCCGCCACTTGGTTTCCGGGAAAGAAGTAGCTTATGGTATTGAAGTCTTCAGACGTTGGATCCCTTTGCCCTTTGGGCAGTGCGGCGCCAATACAAATAATACAATCCGATGCTGCGCTGAAAGGAAGAGATTCCCTGCCAAGGAGTTGGATATCATCGGCAGCGGAGCAGAACATTAGGATGTTACGCGACTTTGCCTTTTCGATTGCTCTTTGGAGTGCATTCATGGCCATCTCCTCTGGAGATTTCTTGTGCTCGTCGTCGGTCCCGGCAACTAGGACGTTGGGTACAACAGCTGCCTTCTTCACTAATTTTCTGATAGTCCACGACATGGATATGATGTCGGCCTTGCGGATGATGGCTCCTTCAATCGCTCTTGCAGCGCTTTCTGCGTAAATTGTTCGAGTCTTACTTCCAGGGCTATGGTTGGTGCTCTCGTGGATCTTCATAACATCGAGTGAAACCCAGGGGTTTATGCGCGCAATCATATTAGCCATGACTGTGCCATGACCGTTGGTGGACTGATGCCACGGATGTTCTGTTTTCCCATCCGGGGGGGCAATAACTCAAACCAGTAGCCTGAACCATGTTGTACGTGTCCAGGTTTAAGAGATCGACACCGTCGTCTATTAACGCGACCTATGGATGATGTGTAAGTGGCTGTGCGCCGTACTCAAGTATGCTCAGACTGGGAGTGGGAGGCTTGAGATTATAGCTTATACATGCCTTGACGCGTGGGATTTTAAGCCTGTTGTTTAGAAGCCGGTGGACAGAGATCAAAGAGCGTCGGAAATCCTCCATTCTCTCAATCCAGACTTGCTGCGGAGGGCCATCCGATATTCCAATTTCTGAATCGTCTAGGTCATCATCAGATTTGATATTGGATATAATTGTGCCGGTGTGAATCCTCTTCTCGATCTTGACTCTTCCTTTTGTCCTGTCATTAACCTCATTCTCAAAGCTTTCTATcattttcatcatcctctcGCGACTTTCAAAACCCTTGAGTCGTATGAGATTATCTTCTTGAGATTCGAATGTCTCCCTGATTACAAGGATTAGATTTGAACGTGGGACATACTGGAAATGCATGGAGCGTCACCCTCTTTACTTTGCTAGCGGGTGTTAATTCTCCTGGAATGCCGTCTGGATAGCCCCAGCCCTTGAGGATCGTCTGGTTTCCACTCCAGTAAAGGTTGACATGGGTAGCATCTGGTGCTGCAAACGAAATAACGTCCATGCTCAGGTCTGGCTTTCTCCAATCCCTATTAGACAACCAGAGTCATGTTAGTTACCAGGCTGAGAAACAGATTGGTATCGCTGGAATCGCAGAGAGGTATAAAACATACCAAGGTTCTATCTTAATGGCCTCCCTCCTGGTATTACCGAGGGAAAATGAATTGAGACCTCGAATAGCACGTTCTATTGCGGCATCAGTGTGAGGTAAACCTTCTCTATCGTCCACATGCAGTCGCGGTATGTGGCGAATGTTCACTGACACCAATTTGTCAAATACAATTATTAGAGCGCTGCGTCCCAGCTTGGGATTCTCTTGGTGGGCGCCTCCACGTTGTCTTTTCTCGTTTGAATTGTATCCTCTATTGTCTGACTTAGATCCGCTTGCCTTCTCATGAATCGTCATCAAGATGGGTAAATTGACATAGGATAGAGTATCCTCAAACCCGCCCGCGTTTGAGAGCTTTTCAATCAAGTCCACGACTTGATCTACAGTTTTTCCAGCGAGGTGAGATGCATCAAAGTACAAGTTTTTATCTAATGAAGCAATAACATCAGCTTTAGAAACAGTAAATCATGGCCGTGATGTGTACAAGTCCAAGTTACCACAGAGTGACCCAGCTCCAGATAGTCGAGTAAAATAGATGTGTAAAGCTATTCCTAGGATGACCGCCGGTCGTGGACTTACCCGAGGCCACTTTACCGTAAAGTAATTCCTTTGCTTCCATGTCTGTTCTCGTGCGTATGTAATGAACTTTAACAAACTCCCCGATTTTCTTTGCTGCTGTATCCGAGTCTAGAGCGTTCTTGCTTGGCGCGGATTTCTCACCATCCAATTTCACACTAGACGGAGTTTTTGGCTGGGCGGGATCGATAGTCTGGTCGTAAACTTGTGTTCGCCTACGCATAAGGGGCTTGGAAACTGAGTTTTCAATGTATATAGGGTTATTCGGGCTTGTATGAGCGACTTGGGTCTCGGATCCATGTACAGAAGGGCGACGAGACTGTCTTGACAGGTAATCTGAAGCTCCTGTCccatcttcagcttcgtTGGGCATGGGGTATGACGCCCGACTTTTTTCAGGCGGAGGCGAGGATGCTATTGTTGTCCTCGTTGTCCCGGGTTTTGGCGGGAGCGATTTTTTCTGATACTCTCCTGTCAAATCGTCGTCTTTGCTGTCCTTTCTGGACTCATATATGGCGCTTTCTTTCGTCTTGATGATCCCTTTGGTTTCCTTGCCTGTAAGACTGCCACTCCTTTCCCAAGAAGTAGTTGCTGGTCCGGTTGTGGCGCCGGCTCTCTTGGTTTGCTTGAGCCATTTCTCTCGCGTGCGCAGATAATGCAGGTATGGAGACTCGTTATTCGAGTTGAACTGCTGTTCTgggttcttcttcagcagcttaTCGCCTGTTAGAACGAGATATTGAACCATGTTGCTATATTTCTTAATCTGGAGTCGACAATTATTGTAGTCCATGGCGTAGTGTATGGGTGTGTTCCCATAAGTGTCTCTTGAGGCTATTGTCTCGGGTTTTGCTTCCTTGACAAAGCCATGGATTGTCTTAATAGTTGTACGTAGATTCGGTCGCTCTGCCAAAATGGCCGAACCCTGTTTTATCCCTTGGTGGACTCCTAGAGCTTTTGATAACTGTTCCTTGAAGGCGTAGTGAAGACAATTCATTCCATCATGGTCCGTTGCATTAAGTAGCTCGTCTAATTTTCCCGGAATCTTACTCGAACAATCAATGACTGATTCAATGAACTTGGTGTTGTTGAACTCCATGGCTACCCGCAGAATGAGGTCATCCTTTGGTTTGCTGAGGCCACTTTCGGCCAAGGCACTATCCTGATGCTCAAGTAGATACCTGATTATCATCAACTGTGTGTCACCAGGCAGATTTCCAAAGTCGTCAGTATCTCGCCTCTTTTCTAAGATGTGGAGAAAGGTAGGCGTTGTCCTCTCTCTCGCGTCTCGGCTTGTCAGTGCCTTCTTCTTATATTCTTCCAGCAAGCGGCCTTGTCCTTGCACAGATTCGTCCCACCGTGCCTCGGCGGACACAAGAGATCGCACAACTTCTTTCCATTGTTGTTCCCATGCCTGCTCTCTGAACTGTGACTCTTCACTCTTTTCCTCAACGTGATGCCGGTCGATGTCCTCGGGGTATCCAATGTCAAGTATCTCATCATATTGCAAGTTGTCCAAGCTGGGGACAGAGCCCGCATCCGAAACATTATCGTCGTCAAGATAGCTTGCCATGACTCGCAACGGAAGATCTCGACCTGGTGCTACAGGTCAGCGTAGGTGGGAGGCTAGAAacgcagagaagaaaatgaatgACCCAATCTCAAATCACTCTAAAAGGCTTTGAACCCCAAAATAGTCAGAAACTGGATGTATTCTACCCTAGAGTAATATTCGATATTAAGAAAACTATCGGAGGCTGCGTGGACGGCTGCCGCCTAATCTTCTCTTTTGATAAGAGTTTGGtgctttaagtttatttattaggtGTCTTGGAAGCGgggtttaataaatattaaggTACAGGTAGATGCGTGGCAGGAATGGCTGCGTGATATGACAGGGATCAAATACACGCACACGTTTGATACCCTGGTGTGGTGAATCCTGGCAAAGTGGCTAGGCAGGAGTTGAATGGCATTTCCCCATACAGTGCAAGGGAACTTTATGCACTCTCGTCAATAAATATGATAAGCTGACCAGCATCGAGAAGAAGTCTTTAAGCCGACAAAAATAGAGGCGGCGATAATCCTCACTATTTGTGCTACTCGGTCGTTTTCTCCGTCGCGATATTGTCTGGAATACACTCGCTATTCCTCGATTTGGGTTGCTTCACAGAATGCCCGTACTCGGTGCATGCAGTGCAGTCCCATAACTGATCCAAGTCGGTTGCTCCTAGATTATCGACATCAATGTCGACCATCGTGTCTAATTCATTGAAAGGAGGCTCGGCCACACTAAATATAATTGGGTCGTCGGGCGCTCTTGTGGAGAACAGAGAGGTCACCATGGTTGTGAAATTTGGTGTTACTTTCAAGTAGGGGACGCAAATGaagtcttcgtcgtcgtctcgcTCCAGCAGAATGCAAGCACAAAGCTTGGCAGGGATACCGCTGGTCTGCGAATTGTTCTCGGACAGGAAGAAGCGTGCTTGGAAGTAGTTTCCCCAGTCGTCTGACTGAGGGTTATCGCCGGTCACCTCGGTGTAGTGCTTCGTGACCTTGTCCACAGCTGCTTCGCCAGAGAGCGTCAAGCCCACATTGACAGCCGGAATATTCGGACCAACTGTGAGTTCCAGTCCATATTTTGAAGACTCAGACTGCATTGTTTCTTGCATCTTGTGGTGTCCATACGGCGCAACCCGGCGGACTGACGGCCCCCCGGCCCGGCCCTTCATGGCGTGGAACTCGAACAAGACGTCGGCCTCTTTGATGCGCGCCCTTCTGTATGAGTTGAACTTGAACTCGTACACAAGGAGGGTGGCGTGCTTCTCCAACGACGGGCCCATCTCGCCGTGGATGATGGCTTTGCATTGCAGCTGACGGTGAAGGCCGGCCTCTTCTTTGAGCCGCCGTGGAAGGCTGAAACAGCTTTCCTTTGCCGCTGTCTGGGGCGGTTGTGGACATGAAAGCCTGTTTGTGAATGAGTCGTTATTGTCGACTGACAGCCGATGGGAAACAACCTGTGTTGCTCTTACCTCCGGGCTGGCCTTGGTATGTGAGCCCGAGACTGAAGAATGTCGGGTCCGAGGctgcttcatcgtcttcatcaaagtCTCCGTCTTCGTCGCTCAGCCAAATTTCGCTTTCATCCATGATTCCCAGGATTTATGGTGAGTTTATTTTAAGCAGATATGCAATTTCaacagaggcaaaaaaaagaaaagtaaatcTATTAAAGGGGTGGTTCATTTGAATTATTGACCGAATTAGACAATGAATGGTTGAGAGAGTATGCGATTTTACCTGCTTTTGGCGGCAGCACAGTACGATAACACGGCGCATATTATCAACCAGTGACAACCACCCACTGCCAGCATCAGCGCTAGGCCGACAAATCCGACCGAAGGAATTGCATGACCTGTCACACACGTGTTGGCGTGACGCTCTTTCTGCAGCTCCAATTCGCACAGATCCTTGTCGTGCATTTGGGACCGGATAACGAAGCTGAGGTTCGCGACGGTTGTGAAACATGGAGGCAGAGGCACGCACTGAAGGATTCCAGGGTTGCATCGCAGCGAGACTTGAAGCCAGTAATCGACATGCAGGGGAGACAACAAAGGGAACACATTGCCGCGATTAGTGGACGAGACCCCGCAGTTGAAAAAGAAGCGCGCTACATGGCATCAAGCAGTTAGACGAGTTCGGGGAGCTACAGCGAGTGAAATCCCGGGCTTTACT
The Trichoderma asperellum chromosome 7, complete sequence DNA segment above includes these coding regions:
- a CDS encoding uncharacterized protein (EggNog:ENOG41) — translated: MLKLSPGTSTGRACDGYKEIANQTIQTPPVAQPLKIQVDPLKIRSIEFFIEKSRTQFASLFQDEWLNAQILQLAYAEASIRHALVALSVYHELFTRQVVIELQFATRQQNLAMPYRSFYSGINSH
- a CDS encoding uncharacterized protein (EggNog:ENOG41) — protein: MLRALQQQGARRASSYESDIGTSLRYLETSFNRLAIQVELLIGDVIPELSMTLLGNVGIEPSSTKRPINSLSDARHTLTNLIIYSMQSILGNFERRQHARGCIRNWLDSFHEFSDRQRDITHNGVGERGPALLESQAKFLLLILDTVSGESVEEALLIKDIFVEKFEELVQKAPLAIAEKATKENPLFHVELGIVPLLFSVIAHCRHPVVLRQALHLLKTQHVQEGVWSSDLTSRVAERLVELEEAG
- a CDS encoding uncharacterized protein (EggNog:ENOG41), whose amino-acid sequence is MASYLDDDNVSDAGSVPSLDNLQYDEILDIGYPEDIDRHHVEEKSEESQFREQAWEQQWKEVVRSLVSAEARWDESVQGQGRLLEEYKKKALTSRDARERTTPTFLHILEKRRDTDDFGNLPGDTQLMIIRYLLEHQDSALAESGLSKPKDDLILRVAMEFNNTKFIESVIDCSSKIPGKLDELLNATDHDGMNCLHYAFKEQLSKALGVHQGIKQGSAILAERPNLRTTIKTIHGFVKEAKPETIASRDTYGNTPIHYAMDYNNCRLQIKKYSNMVQYLVLTGDKLLKKNPEQQFNSNNESPYLHYLRTREKWLKQTKRAGATTGPATTSWERSGSLTGKETKGIIKTKESAIYESRKDSKDDDLTGEYQKKSLPPKPGTTRTTIASSPPPEKSRASYPMPNEAEDGTGASDYLSRQSRRPSVHGSETQVAHTSPNNPIYIENSVSKPLMRRRTQVYDQTIDPAQPKTPSSVKLDGEKSAPSKNALDSDTAAKKIGEFVKVHYIRTRTDMEAKELLYGKVASDKNLYFDASHLAGKTVDQVVDLIEKLSNAGGFEDTLSYVNLPILMTIHEKASGSKSDNRGYNSNEKRQRGGAHQENPKLGRSALIIVFDKLVSVNIRHIPRLHVDDREGLPHTDAAIERAIRGLNSFSLGNTRREAIKIEPWDWRKPDLSMDVISFAAPDATHVNLYWSGNQTILKGWGYPDGIPGELTPASKVKRVTLHAFPGFESRERMMKMIESFENEVNDRTKGRVKIEKRIHTGTIISNIKSDDDLDDSEIGISDGPPQQVWIERMEDFRRSLISVHRLLNNRLKIPRVKACISYNLKPPTPSLSILEYGAQPLTHHP
- a CDS encoding uncharacterized protein (EggNog:ENOG41~TransMembrane:2 (o12-35i47-65o)); the encoded protein is MEICKAITTPGTMWSFCPLIAPSILFIFLFTLTLITHVGQAIYYRKPYNWIIIMSALWQTLTYIFRTLSIQNPASYGDYAAWFILILIEYNQSANLGRPAYLHGRSWPSTRVYSYF
- a CDS encoding uncharacterized protein (EggNog:ENOG41), with translation MGPSLEKHATLLVYEFKFNSYRRARIKEADVLFEFHAMKGRAGGPSVRRVAPYGHHKMQETMQSESSKYGLELTVGPNIPAVNVGLTLSGEAAVDKVTKHYTEVTGDNPQSDDWGNYFQARFFLSENNSQTSGIPAKLCACILLERDDDEDFICVPYLKVTPNFTTMVTSLFSTRAPDDPIIFSVAEPPFNELDTMVDIDVDNLGATDLDQLWDCTACTEYGHSVKQPKSRNSECIPDNIATEKTTE
- a CDS encoding uncharacterized protein (EggNog:ENOG41), with product MANMIARINPWVSLDVMKIHESTNHSPGSKTRTIYAESAARAIEGAIIRKADIISMSWTIRKLVKKAAVVPNVLVAGTDDEHKKSPEEMAMNALQRAIEKAKSRNILMFCSAADDIQLLGRESLPFSAASDCIICIGAALPKGQRDPTSEDFNTISYFFPGNQVAEARNPRSSKPVEYHDGSSVSTALAAGLASLIIYCTNVVKTYYDDSRPFTDWALKLRNHKNMRTAFDNINYQDYEDRKFLPVWKMFGDVTERINNAQGEEKKILELETLVRALCHKLEAD